A stretch of the Arvicanthis niloticus isolate mArvNil1 chromosome 17, mArvNil1.pat.X, whole genome shotgun sequence genome encodes the following:
- the LOC117722690 gene encoding uncharacterized protein LOC117722690 isoform X1, producing MENFLLLMNSVNDLWTIPSSMSMVVDMSFAFLCGVGLFYLLIPFLNEYLESPPPESEKNIQKVLKREQSTDGKKTATVKPFTNSQRNARDIQNASQPMESPTAHPLKHSSSHSFWNSKEKLNQLSLPQLFSYLKVLEDLIQHKFNQLLWGISSVLSESVVATAWVSRKSSPGEGKTVRFRDTRGPAQALSLAKGPPQLCQDQSVPNQLVTPSLVDVTGGQNIENLPNATPNQTPSFQSRSHRTCPSTEIGIQVSLPTLNEPCQQELNWKDITGCNVQKCQTDISQSTDNLSRGTLPTKVIRSASILPEHYQMVHHHEEPQHEEREINVGEQQGTHVRLPPSRELTELHGDFQPNSDGYCKNLPELNQPAKPSNLNSESYKCSQMVGSIPIGILLKKAISKYGIPNTIKKDLSVKFKDLPCTSSSTPGKGLEPKNTPLRTDKLSFLNTTEDISCLDPKTQMKLDSNMQLPSVSKAEYYSKAAMILEKLHHQDPGGKRVETVSLARLRNPMFQHSPPEVKETQRAPPPATSHGPSRSHPGQQERNQNFQPHTISQQSNTIRGTGKGILKPNKSLEMSMHTPWKMSEDVASGHPSWSATTVVNEMNTLKVKQEPPHSSRVILGSGKIPNGQAMNFSLKDFGSIEAKRSLGNFQTPTPPNLGDLDFKTKNNKIDMRANKQSQAWSVNHHPGGPNIVYPAKMSLPSQDSLPSFQNVSKYTKTSQGLGDLIMSSYQTVETQKYRVYKNKIEAKNDGVFHPHKESILKSGVVNQGERLGRGRSSSLSSTQHKYTAKTQNNQSSLNIAEKSEAPSKNNMKNITRNYAQYENICTKYMGQGDSLKNESPPPATEQTQEVVERVNLIYSTAAELQSLMNSLVQNFDNDVGDPSKLTKEPITQVSDYKEESLTFQLGDSSHAYKGLHDPNHSKPARRMSGSHTSSKEHSHSFTFGRTEDKLQSAVDSQKACDEDPNKSKIEIGFDQLSTPMGNDHPCGFMGVGDKQELGLVVKGAGDPGQIGTEIKIGGFQYGIPNGHNHSFRITEIRDKQEPDIDHKALDPYQNVKKGMGHVQPMSPKENHPVKHRGIGDQEQSSIAAQGTSDPDEIKTKSERECSPHRSPQEHNHLLRYCETRDKQQSSVNAQRAYDKHPNSLKIRMGFGNPLTPKEKNHPLWHRIIRDRQPSGHVEQRDWDRGQIKSGMGSCLQRSPKGQNVSFRNRDIGEKVLPCGNSQRICDQRPSSVKRKGFEQLPTRKGKSHPHSYKVTGNKQQSNLTDQRACDPSQIKKKDGMGTYTFKFPEGYNFLFRYGVTENKQEPLIVHRACDPHQCTKEGIGRGQPMSPEENYSVKDKRIGGQDHSGVAAQGAFDLR from the exons ATGGAGAACTTTCTCCTTCTGATGAATAGCGTCAATGATTTGTGGACGATTCCCAGCTCTATGTCCATGGTAGTGGACATGAGCTTTGCCTTTCTGTGTGGAGTGGGTCTCTTTTACCTACTAATCCCATTCCTGAATGAGTATCTAGAGTCACCACCGCCTGAGAGCGAAAAGAACATCCAAAAG GTGTTGAAGAGGGAGCAGAGCACAGACGGGAAAAAAACTGCTACCGTAAAACCTTTCACAAACAGTCAAAGGAATGCGCGGGATATCCAGAATGCATCACAGCCTATGGAAAGCCCCACTGCACATCCTTTAAAGcactcctcctcccactccttttGGAACTCTAAGGAGAAACTGAATCAGCTTTCCCTACCTCAGCTGTTTTCTTATCTCAAGGTCTTAGAGGATCTTATACAACATAAATTTAACCAACTTTTATGGGGCATATCCTCTGTGCTCTCTGAGTCAGTTGTGGCTACTGCCTGGGTCTCCAGAAAATCCTCCCCCGGAGAAGGTAAAACCGTGAGGTTTCGTGACACACGTGGTCCTGCCCAAGCTCTGTCTCTAGCTAAAGGACCTCCACAGCTTTGCCAGGACCAGTCAGTGCCCAACCAACTTGTGACACCAAGCCTGGTAGATGTAACTGGGGGCCAAAATATAGAAAACCTCCCAAAcgccacaccaaaccaaacacctTCATTCCAGAGTAGGTCCCATAGAACATGTCCCTCCACTGAGATAGGGATACAGGTATCCCTTCCAACTTTAAATGAGCCCTGTCAACAGGAACTAAATTGGAAAGACATTACAGGCTGTAATGTCCAAAAATGTCAAACAGACATTAGCCAGTCAACTGACAATTTGTCCAGGGGCACCCTGCCCACTAAAGTTATCAGGTCAGCCTCCATCCTTCCTGAGCATTATCAAATGGTCCACCATCATGAGGAGCCACAGCATGAAGAGAGGGAAATTAATGTTGGAGAACAACAAGGAACCCATGTCAGATTACCCCCATCTAGGGAACTGACAGAGCTTCACGGAGATTTCCAACCAAACAGTGATGGTTACTGCAAGAACCTGCCTGAACTCAACCAGCCTGCCAAGCCCTCCAACCTCAACTCAGAAAGCTACAAGTGCAGCCAGATGGTTGGGTCCATACCCATAGGAATACTCTTAAAGAAGGCCATATCAAAGTATGGCATACCTAACACCATCAAGAAGGACCTTAGTGTTAAGTTCAAAGACCTGCCTTGCACTTCAAGCAGCACTCCTGGGAAGGGTCTGGAACCAAAGAACActccactgaggacagacaagctGTCCTTTTTGAACACAACTGAGGACATTTCCTGCCTTGATCCCAAGACTCAAATGAAGCTGGACTCAAATATGCAGCTTCCCTCTGTTTCCAAGGCTGAGTACTATTCCAAGGCTGCCATGATCCTGGAAAAATTGCATCACCAAGATCCTGGGGGGAAAAGGGTAGAAACTGTATCATTAGCCAGACTGCGAAATCCTATGTTTCAACACTCACCTCCAGAGGTTAAGGAGACCCAAAGAGCCCCTCCACCCGCTACCAGTCATGGGCCCTCAAGATCTCATCCAGGTCAACAGGAGAGAAACCAGAATTTTCAGCCTCATACTATCTCCCAGCAGAGCAACACTATCCGAGGAACTGGGAAAGGCATCCTGAAACCAAATAAGAGCCTAGAAATGTCCATGCATACACCTTGGAAGATGTCTGAGGATGTGGCCTCAGGACATCCCAGCTGGAGTGCAACAACAGTGGTCAACGAAATGAACACATTGAAGGTAAAACAAGAGCCACCTCATTCATCGAGAGTGATTCTGGGATCAGGTAAGATTCCCAATGGGCAAGCCATGAACTTCAGTCTCAAGGACTTTGGATCTATAGAGGCCAAAAGAAGCCTAGGCAATTTCCAAACACCTACCCCACCAAACTTAGGGGACTtggattttaaaacaaagaataataagATTGACATGAGAGCAAACAAGCAGTCACAGGCTTGGTCTGTGAACCATCATCCAGGTGGCCCAAATATAGTATATCCTGCCAAGATGAGCTTGCCTTCACAGGACTCACTGCCCAGTTTCCAGAATGTATCCAAATATACCAAGACTTCACAGGGCTTAGGTGATCTCATCATGAGTAGTTATCAGACAGTTGAGACTCAGAAGTACAGAGTCTACAAGAATAAGATTGAAGCAAAGAATGACGGTGTATTTCATCCCCATAAAGAGAGCATTTTGAAATCTGGAGTCGTAAACCAGGGAGAAAGGCTTGGGAGAGGAAGGTCTTCCTCCCTGAGCTCTACCCAGCACAAGTATACAGCTAAGACTCAGAATAATCAGTCCTCTCTTAATATAGCAGAAAAAAGTGAGGCTCCTTCTAAAAACAACATGAAGAACATTACCAGAAACTATGCACAATATGAAAACATATGCACAAAATACATGGGGCAGGgggattctttaaaaaatgaaagcccCCCACCAGCTACTGAGCAGACACAGGAGGTAGTAGAAAGAGTTAACCTTATCTACAGTACAGCAGCTGAACTACAATCCCTCATGAATTCTCTGGTCCAGAACTTTGATAATGATGTAGGTGACCCATCAAAGCTGACTAAAGAGCCTATAACCCAGGTATCAGACTATAAAGAGGAATCATTGACATTCCAGCTGGGTGACTCTTCTCACGCTTATAAGGGCCTCCATGACCCAAACCATAGCAAACCAGCAAGAAGAATGAGCGGTAGCCACACCAGCTCCAAGGAGCACAGCCATTCTTTCACATTTGGCAGAACTGAAGACAAACTGCAATCAGCTGTTGATTCACAGAAAGCCTGTGATGAAGATCCAAACAAATCAAAGATAGAAATTGGTTTTGACCAGCTCTCCACTCCCATGGGAAATGACCATCCATGTGGTTTCATGGGAGTTGGAGACAAGCAGGAGTTGGGTCTTGTTGTCAAGGGAGCTGGTGACCCAGGTCAAATTGGAACAGAGATTAAAATTGGAGGTTTTCAATATGGAATCCCCAATGGTCACAACCATTCATTCAGAATCACAGAAATTAGAGACAAACAGGAACCAGATATTGACCATAAAGCCTTAGACCCATATCAAAATGTAAAGAAAGGAATGGGCCATGTTCAACCTATGAGTCCCAAAGAGAACCATCCAGTCAAGCACAGGGGAATTGGAGACCAGGAGCAGTCATCTATTGCTGCCCAGGGAACCTCTGACCCagatgaaattaaaacaaagagtGAAAGGGAGTGTTCTCCACATAGAAGCCCTCAGGAGCATAATCATTTACTCAGATACTGCGAAACTAGAGACAAGCAACAGTCCAGTGTTAATGCCCAGAGAGCCTATGACAAACATCCAAACAGCCTGAAGATAAGAATGGGCTTTGGCAATCCCCTCACTCCTAAGGAAAAGAACCATCCACTTTGGCACCGGATAATTAGAGACAGGCAGCCTTCGGGTCATGTTGAACAGAGAGACTGGGATAGAGGACAAATTAAGAGTGGAATGGGCTCCTGTTTACAAAGAAGCCCCAAGGGGCAAAACGTTTCATTCAGAAACAGAGATATTGGAGAAAAAGTGCTGCCCTGTGGTAACTCCCAGAGAATCTGTGACCAACGTCCAAGCAGTGTGAAGAGAAAAGGCTTTGAGCAACTCCCCACTCGCAAGGGGAAAAGCCATCCACACAGTTACAAAGTAACTGGAAATAAGCAACAGTCAAATCTTACTGACCAGAGAGCCTGTGACCCcagtcaaattaaaaaaaaggatgGAATGGGGACCTATACATTTAAATTTCCTGAGGGGTACAACTTTTTATTCAGATATGGAGTAACTGAAAACAAACAGGAGCCACTCATTGTCCATAGAGCCTGTGACCCACATCAATGTACAAAAGAAGGAATAGGCCGTGGTCAACCTATGAGTCCTGAAGAGAACTATTCTGTCAAGGACAAAAGAATTGGAGGCCAGGACCATTCAGGTGTTGCTGCCCAGGGAGCCTTTGACCTGAGGTAG
- the LOC117722690 gene encoding uncharacterized protein LOC117722690 isoform X2, translated as MESPTAHPLKHSSSHSFWNSKEKLNQLSLPQLFSYLKVLEDLIQHKFNQLLWGISSVLSESVVATAWVSRKSSPGEGKTVRFRDTRGPAQALSLAKGPPQLCQDQSVPNQLVTPSLVDVTGGQNIENLPNATPNQTPSFQSRSHRTCPSTEIGIQVSLPTLNEPCQQELNWKDITGCNVQKCQTDISQSTDNLSRGTLPTKVIRSASILPEHYQMVHHHEEPQHEEREINVGEQQGTHVRLPPSRELTELHGDFQPNSDGYCKNLPELNQPAKPSNLNSESYKCSQMVGSIPIGILLKKAISKYGIPNTIKKDLSVKFKDLPCTSSSTPGKGLEPKNTPLRTDKLSFLNTTEDISCLDPKTQMKLDSNMQLPSVSKAEYYSKAAMILEKLHHQDPGGKRVETVSLARLRNPMFQHSPPEVKETQRAPPPATSHGPSRSHPGQQERNQNFQPHTISQQSNTIRGTGKGILKPNKSLEMSMHTPWKMSEDVASGHPSWSATTVVNEMNTLKVKQEPPHSSRVILGSGKIPNGQAMNFSLKDFGSIEAKRSLGNFQTPTPPNLGDLDFKTKNNKIDMRANKQSQAWSVNHHPGGPNIVYPAKMSLPSQDSLPSFQNVSKYTKTSQGLGDLIMSSYQTVETQKYRVYKNKIEAKNDGVFHPHKESILKSGVVNQGERLGRGRSSSLSSTQHKYTAKTQNNQSSLNIAEKSEAPSKNNMKNITRNYAQYENICTKYMGQGDSLKNESPPPATEQTQEVVERVNLIYSTAAELQSLMNSLVQNFDNDVGDPSKLTKEPITQVSDYKEESLTFQLGDSSHAYKGLHDPNHSKPARRMSGSHTSSKEHSHSFTFGRTEDKLQSAVDSQKACDEDPNKSKIEIGFDQLSTPMGNDHPCGFMGVGDKQELGLVVKGAGDPGQIGTEIKIGGFQYGIPNGHNHSFRITEIRDKQEPDIDHKALDPYQNVKKGMGHVQPMSPKENHPVKHRGIGDQEQSSIAAQGTSDPDEIKTKSERECSPHRSPQEHNHLLRYCETRDKQQSSVNAQRAYDKHPNSLKIRMGFGNPLTPKEKNHPLWHRIIRDRQPSGHVEQRDWDRGQIKSGMGSCLQRSPKGQNVSFRNRDIGEKVLPCGNSQRICDQRPSSVKRKGFEQLPTRKGKSHPHSYKVTGNKQQSNLTDQRACDPSQIKKKDGMGTYTFKFPEGYNFLFRYGVTENKQEPLIVHRACDPHQCTKEGIGRGQPMSPEENYSVKDKRIGGQDHSGVAAQGAFDLR; from the coding sequence ATGGAAAGCCCCACTGCACATCCTTTAAAGcactcctcctcccactccttttGGAACTCTAAGGAGAAACTGAATCAGCTTTCCCTACCTCAGCTGTTTTCTTATCTCAAGGTCTTAGAGGATCTTATACAACATAAATTTAACCAACTTTTATGGGGCATATCCTCTGTGCTCTCTGAGTCAGTTGTGGCTACTGCCTGGGTCTCCAGAAAATCCTCCCCCGGAGAAGGTAAAACCGTGAGGTTTCGTGACACACGTGGTCCTGCCCAAGCTCTGTCTCTAGCTAAAGGACCTCCACAGCTTTGCCAGGACCAGTCAGTGCCCAACCAACTTGTGACACCAAGCCTGGTAGATGTAACTGGGGGCCAAAATATAGAAAACCTCCCAAAcgccacaccaaaccaaacacctTCATTCCAGAGTAGGTCCCATAGAACATGTCCCTCCACTGAGATAGGGATACAGGTATCCCTTCCAACTTTAAATGAGCCCTGTCAACAGGAACTAAATTGGAAAGACATTACAGGCTGTAATGTCCAAAAATGTCAAACAGACATTAGCCAGTCAACTGACAATTTGTCCAGGGGCACCCTGCCCACTAAAGTTATCAGGTCAGCCTCCATCCTTCCTGAGCATTATCAAATGGTCCACCATCATGAGGAGCCACAGCATGAAGAGAGGGAAATTAATGTTGGAGAACAACAAGGAACCCATGTCAGATTACCCCCATCTAGGGAACTGACAGAGCTTCACGGAGATTTCCAACCAAACAGTGATGGTTACTGCAAGAACCTGCCTGAACTCAACCAGCCTGCCAAGCCCTCCAACCTCAACTCAGAAAGCTACAAGTGCAGCCAGATGGTTGGGTCCATACCCATAGGAATACTCTTAAAGAAGGCCATATCAAAGTATGGCATACCTAACACCATCAAGAAGGACCTTAGTGTTAAGTTCAAAGACCTGCCTTGCACTTCAAGCAGCACTCCTGGGAAGGGTCTGGAACCAAAGAACActccactgaggacagacaagctGTCCTTTTTGAACACAACTGAGGACATTTCCTGCCTTGATCCCAAGACTCAAATGAAGCTGGACTCAAATATGCAGCTTCCCTCTGTTTCCAAGGCTGAGTACTATTCCAAGGCTGCCATGATCCTGGAAAAATTGCATCACCAAGATCCTGGGGGGAAAAGGGTAGAAACTGTATCATTAGCCAGACTGCGAAATCCTATGTTTCAACACTCACCTCCAGAGGTTAAGGAGACCCAAAGAGCCCCTCCACCCGCTACCAGTCATGGGCCCTCAAGATCTCATCCAGGTCAACAGGAGAGAAACCAGAATTTTCAGCCTCATACTATCTCCCAGCAGAGCAACACTATCCGAGGAACTGGGAAAGGCATCCTGAAACCAAATAAGAGCCTAGAAATGTCCATGCATACACCTTGGAAGATGTCTGAGGATGTGGCCTCAGGACATCCCAGCTGGAGTGCAACAACAGTGGTCAACGAAATGAACACATTGAAGGTAAAACAAGAGCCACCTCATTCATCGAGAGTGATTCTGGGATCAGGTAAGATTCCCAATGGGCAAGCCATGAACTTCAGTCTCAAGGACTTTGGATCTATAGAGGCCAAAAGAAGCCTAGGCAATTTCCAAACACCTACCCCACCAAACTTAGGGGACTtggattttaaaacaaagaataataagATTGACATGAGAGCAAACAAGCAGTCACAGGCTTGGTCTGTGAACCATCATCCAGGTGGCCCAAATATAGTATATCCTGCCAAGATGAGCTTGCCTTCACAGGACTCACTGCCCAGTTTCCAGAATGTATCCAAATATACCAAGACTTCACAGGGCTTAGGTGATCTCATCATGAGTAGTTATCAGACAGTTGAGACTCAGAAGTACAGAGTCTACAAGAATAAGATTGAAGCAAAGAATGACGGTGTATTTCATCCCCATAAAGAGAGCATTTTGAAATCTGGAGTCGTAAACCAGGGAGAAAGGCTTGGGAGAGGAAGGTCTTCCTCCCTGAGCTCTACCCAGCACAAGTATACAGCTAAGACTCAGAATAATCAGTCCTCTCTTAATATAGCAGAAAAAAGTGAGGCTCCTTCTAAAAACAACATGAAGAACATTACCAGAAACTATGCACAATATGAAAACATATGCACAAAATACATGGGGCAGGgggattctttaaaaaatgaaagcccCCCACCAGCTACTGAGCAGACACAGGAGGTAGTAGAAAGAGTTAACCTTATCTACAGTACAGCAGCTGAACTACAATCCCTCATGAATTCTCTGGTCCAGAACTTTGATAATGATGTAGGTGACCCATCAAAGCTGACTAAAGAGCCTATAACCCAGGTATCAGACTATAAAGAGGAATCATTGACATTCCAGCTGGGTGACTCTTCTCACGCTTATAAGGGCCTCCATGACCCAAACCATAGCAAACCAGCAAGAAGAATGAGCGGTAGCCACACCAGCTCCAAGGAGCACAGCCATTCTTTCACATTTGGCAGAACTGAAGACAAACTGCAATCAGCTGTTGATTCACAGAAAGCCTGTGATGAAGATCCAAACAAATCAAAGATAGAAATTGGTTTTGACCAGCTCTCCACTCCCATGGGAAATGACCATCCATGTGGTTTCATGGGAGTTGGAGACAAGCAGGAGTTGGGTCTTGTTGTCAAGGGAGCTGGTGACCCAGGTCAAATTGGAACAGAGATTAAAATTGGAGGTTTTCAATATGGAATCCCCAATGGTCACAACCATTCATTCAGAATCACAGAAATTAGAGACAAACAGGAACCAGATATTGACCATAAAGCCTTAGACCCATATCAAAATGTAAAGAAAGGAATGGGCCATGTTCAACCTATGAGTCCCAAAGAGAACCATCCAGTCAAGCACAGGGGAATTGGAGACCAGGAGCAGTCATCTATTGCTGCCCAGGGAACCTCTGACCCagatgaaattaaaacaaagagtGAAAGGGAGTGTTCTCCACATAGAAGCCCTCAGGAGCATAATCATTTACTCAGATACTGCGAAACTAGAGACAAGCAACAGTCCAGTGTTAATGCCCAGAGAGCCTATGACAAACATCCAAACAGCCTGAAGATAAGAATGGGCTTTGGCAATCCCCTCACTCCTAAGGAAAAGAACCATCCACTTTGGCACCGGATAATTAGAGACAGGCAGCCTTCGGGTCATGTTGAACAGAGAGACTGGGATAGAGGACAAATTAAGAGTGGAATGGGCTCCTGTTTACAAAGAAGCCCCAAGGGGCAAAACGTTTCATTCAGAAACAGAGATATTGGAGAAAAAGTGCTGCCCTGTGGTAACTCCCAGAGAATCTGTGACCAACGTCCAAGCAGTGTGAAGAGAAAAGGCTTTGAGCAACTCCCCACTCGCAAGGGGAAAAGCCATCCACACAGTTACAAAGTAACTGGAAATAAGCAACAGTCAAATCTTACTGACCAGAGAGCCTGTGACCCcagtcaaattaaaaaaaaggatgGAATGGGGACCTATACATTTAAATTTCCTGAGGGGTACAACTTTTTATTCAGATATGGAGTAACTGAAAACAAACAGGAGCCACTCATTGTCCATAGAGCCTGTGACCCACATCAATGTACAAAAGAAGGAATAGGCCGTGGTCAACCTATGAGTCCTGAAGAGAACTATTCTGTCAAGGACAAAAGAATTGGAGGCCAGGACCATTCAGGTGTTGCTGCCCAGGGAGCCTTTGACCTGAGGTAG